One Megalopta genalis isolate 19385.01 chromosome 5, iyMegGena1_principal, whole genome shotgun sequence DNA window includes the following coding sequences:
- the TyrRS-m gene encoding tyrosine--tRNA ligase, mitochondrial isoform X2 has translation MNLLHWQRSGHQVIALLGGATGLIGDPSFRTSERVEVEDVVIHENILSIRQDILNIFHNHEKYFCENLRIKLLPVKILNNMEWYSDRNIISFIREIGKYFRMGTLLGRSSVQSRLQSEAGMSFTEFSYPIFQGYDWLHLYRTYKCKFQIGGQDQMGNIMSGYDLVTKYLHEEVYGLTLPLITAEGGQKFGKSTGNAVFLSSKRSSSFQLYQFFIRTEDADVDKFLRFFTFLPLKRIREIVEDHFKQPELRVAQKVLAEQVTLLVHGKEGLAAAKRTSAILYETSIDNLSKVSADDLAQMLEGAKVVEMFSERSLNVYELAMKAKCFEKDRDAKRIIAAGGFYINYQRITNKDEILVPGIHILQNNVTLIRVGKKSYHIVRWL, from the exons ATGAATCTTTTACATTGGCAACGCTCTGGCCATCAAGTGATAGCGCTATTAGGAGGTGCAACTGGTTTAATAGGTGACCCAAGCTTCAGAACTTCAGAGCGTGTTGAAGTAGAGGATGTCGTGATTCATGAGAACATACTATCTATTCGACAAGACATATTAAACATATTTCATAatcatgaaaaatatttttgtgaGAATCTGCGTATAAAGTTGCTTCctgtaaaaatattaaataacatgGAGTGGTATAGTGACAGAAATATAATCTCATTTATTAGAGAAATTGGCAAATACTTTAGAATGGGCACATTGCTAGGTCGTAGTTCTGTACAGTCTAGATTGCAATCAGAGGCTGGAATGAGTTTTACAGAGTTCAGCTACCCTATATTCCAAGGATATGATTGGCTGCATTTATACCGTACATATAAATGCAAATTCCAAATTGGAGGTCAGGATCAGATGGGTAATATAATGTCTGGTTATGATCTAGTAACTAAATATCTCCATGAGGAAGTCTATGGATTGACATTACCGCTTATCACGGCTGAAGGTGGACAAAAATTTGGAAAGTCTACAGGCAATGCAGTTTTCCTTTCATCTAAAAGATCCTCTAGTTTTCAACTGTATCAGTTTTTTATTAGAACAGAGGATGCAGATGTAGACAAATTTCTTCGCTTCTTCACGTTTTTGCCTTTGAAACGTATACGAGAGATTGTTGAAGATCACTTCAAACAGCCAGAGCTTAGGGTAGCACAGAAAGTTCTTGCAGAACAGGTTACATTATTAGTTCATGGAA AGGAAGGATTGGCAGCAGCAAAAAGAACATCCGCCATTCTGTATGAAACCTCAATTGACAATCTGTCAAAAGTAAGCGCAGATGACTTGGCACAGATGCTAGAAGGAGCTAAAGTAGTAGAGATGTTTTCCGAACGTAGTCTTAATGTCTATGAGTTGGCAATGAAGGCAAAATGTTTCGAAAAAGATCGCGATGCAAAAAGAATTATTGCTGCTGGAGGTTTTTACATTAACTATCAAAGAATCACAAATAAAGATGAAATCCTCGTACCAGGAATACATATATTGCAAAACAATGTTACATTGATCAGAGTAGGGAAAAAATCTTACCATATCGTACGATGGTTGTAA
- the LOC117222414 gene encoding 60S ribosome subunit biogenesis protein NIP7 homolog, giving the protein MKRLTEEKTKQVLEKLTKYIGDNVKVLIDRPDGIYCFRERKGRVYYVSEKILPLASMVRPDRLTSFGTCFGKFTKSGKFRLHVTALYHLAPYAQHKIWLKSSAEQQFLYGHHISKSGLSRITENTPQYQGVVIFSTNDVPLGFGVAAKSTMDCKYADPMATVCFHQADIGEYIRSEDTLI; this is encoded by the exons ATGAAACGTCTAACTGAAGAGAAAACAAAACAAGTTTTAGAAAAATTAACAAAGTA tATTGGAGACAACGTAAAGGTATTAATTGATCGACCAGATGGTATTTACTGCTTTCGGGAAAGGAAAGGAAGAGTGTACTATGTTTCTGAAAAAATCCTTCCATTGGCAAGCATGGTTCGTCCTGATCGATTAACAAGTTTTGGCACCTGTTTTGGAAAATTTACGAAATCAGGAAAATTTAGGTTGCATGTAACTGCATTGTATCATTTGGCTCCATATGCACAA CATAAAATATGGCTTAAATCGTCTGCTGAACAGCAGTTTTTATATGGACATCACATTTCTAAGTCTGGTTTAAGTAGGATAACAGAAAATACACCTCAATATCAAGGAGTAGTTATATTTTCAACAAATGATGTTCCATTG GGTTTTGGTGTAGCAGCAAAAAGTACAATGGATTGCAAGTATGCAGATCCAATGGCAACAGTATGTTTTCATCAAGCTGACATAGGTGAATATATTCGATCAGAAGATACATTAATTTAA
- the TyrRS-m gene encoding tyrosine--tRNA ligase, mitochondrial isoform X1, whose protein sequence is MNNLVRLCSIRRPLGFRRLHTIKYTLDAENRQLYEDIFPYIHEDKIKKLWRKPPQCVYAGFDPTAESLHIGNLLVLMNLLHWQRSGHQVIALLGGATGLIGDPSFRTSERVEVEDVVIHENILSIRQDILNIFHNHEKYFCENLRIKLLPVKILNNMEWYSDRNIISFIREIGKYFRMGTLLGRSSVQSRLQSEAGMSFTEFSYPIFQGYDWLHLYRTYKCKFQIGGQDQMGNIMSGYDLVTKYLHEEVYGLTLPLITAEGGQKFGKSTGNAVFLSSKRSSSFQLYQFFIRTEDADVDKFLRFFTFLPLKRIREIVEDHFKQPELRVAQKVLAEQVTLLVHGKEGLAAAKRTSAILYETSIDNLSKVSADDLAQMLEGAKVVEMFSERSLNVYELAMKAKCFEKDRDAKRIIAAGGFYINYQRITNKDEILVPGIHILQNNVTLIRVGKKSYHIVRWL, encoded by the exons ATGAACAATTTGGTTAGGTTATGTTCAATTAGAAGACCCTTAGGTTTCCGTCGTTTGCACACGATAAAGTATACACTGGATGCTGAAAATAGACAGTTGTATGAAGATATCTTTCCATATATTCATGA agacaaaataaagaaattatggaGGAAACCACCACAATGTGTGTATGCAGGATTCGATCCAACTGCAGAAAGTCTGCATATAGGAAATTTATTGGTTCTGATGAATCTTTTACATTGGCAACGCTCTGGCCATCAAGTGATAGCGCTATTAGGAGGTGCAACTGGTTTAATAGGTGACCCAAGCTTCAGAACTTCAGAGCGTGTTGAAGTAGAGGATGTCGTGATTCATGAGAACATACTATCTATTCGACAAGACATATTAAACATATTTCATAatcatgaaaaatatttttgtgaGAATCTGCGTATAAAGTTGCTTCctgtaaaaatattaaataacatgGAGTGGTATAGTGACAGAAATATAATCTCATTTATTAGAGAAATTGGCAAATACTTTAGAATGGGCACATTGCTAGGTCGTAGTTCTGTACAGTCTAGATTGCAATCAGAGGCTGGAATGAGTTTTACAGAGTTCAGCTACCCTATATTCCAAGGATATGATTGGCTGCATTTATACCGTACATATAAATGCAAATTCCAAATTGGAGGTCAGGATCAGATGGGTAATATAATGTCTGGTTATGATCTAGTAACTAAATATCTCCATGAGGAAGTCTATGGATTGACATTACCGCTTATCACGGCTGAAGGTGGACAAAAATTTGGAAAGTCTACAGGCAATGCAGTTTTCCTTTCATCTAAAAGATCCTCTAGTTTTCAACTGTATCAGTTTTTTATTAGAACAGAGGATGCAGATGTAGACAAATTTCTTCGCTTCTTCACGTTTTTGCCTTTGAAACGTATACGAGAGATTGTTGAAGATCACTTCAAACAGCCAGAGCTTAGGGTAGCACAGAAAGTTCTTGCAGAACAGGTTACATTATTAGTTCATGGAA AGGAAGGATTGGCAGCAGCAAAAAGAACATCCGCCATTCTGTATGAAACCTCAATTGACAATCTGTCAAAAGTAAGCGCAGATGACTTGGCACAGATGCTAGAAGGAGCTAAAGTAGTAGAGATGTTTTCCGAACGTAGTCTTAATGTCTATGAGTTGGCAATGAAGGCAAAATGTTTCGAAAAAGATCGCGATGCAAAAAGAATTATTGCTGCTGGAGGTTTTTACATTAACTATCAAAGAATCACAAATAAAGATGAAATCCTCGTACCAGGAATACATATATTGCAAAACAATGTTACATTGATCAGAGTAGGGAAAAAATCTTACCATATCGTACGATGGTTGTAA